The genomic stretch GACAGGCGTGGTTGCCATACTGCATCTGGTCCTTGCGAGTCAGTGGCGTGGGGGTACTGCTGTCTCCCCATCTTTATAGATGGGGCACAGGGTGAGAGGCTGAGCTCAGTGGTAGTCTGACCTCAGAGCTTCTGTAATCTGGGCTTTCTCACAAATCGAAGGTTAACACTCCTTTGACCGTGTCttaggctccactcccagtatAACGCTATTGAGCTTTCTTAATATCGACTCGTACCTGGAACAGGTGAGTCGCGTTGAGGCTTAAAGCTGTTCGGGGGTACGTTTCTTCACACTTGGGCGCCCAGCCTTTGCGTCATGGGAGCAGTGTTGCCAGGGTCCGGGCCACGGAGCCCAGGGGCCCTGACTCTCCgcccgctccctctgcctcagcttTGTGATGGTCAACAGCGTCGCCCTGGAAGGGGATGGCTGCCACATCTGCTCTGAAGCGGAAGCCGAGCTCATCGAAATTTCTCGCAAACTGAACTGCTCCCGCGAGGTAGGAGAGCCGCTGAAGTCTCAGGAGCTTCTGTTCTGGCAtcttctggggaggggggggggcggtcgCTGCACTTTGTGTTTTTACCCTCTCTcagctccctcttcctttcctgcccCTTAGGGAAAGCTGGCTTTGCCGGGTGATCTGCTTTCTCCCCAGCAGGGACGGCGCTCCGGCCCGTGCCCAGACCCGCAGCTGCTGCCAGCGTCGGCCCCGGTGCTCCTGCAGGTGAGGGGGGGCCGTGCAGCGCCAGCTCCATGGGTCTCAATGGCCAGGGCCTCCTGCTTAGGAGGGAACCTCTTGAATTCCCGGCAGCACTTCCCACTCTACCGGAGAAGCGATGCCAACTGTTCCGGGGAGGACGCCGCGCCTCTGGAAGAGCGGGGCATCCCCTTTAAGGAGAGATACGATGTGCTTTCCCAGGAGGCCTCACAGCAGGTTCGCGGGGAGTGGGTTGCCCACCCACCGACAGACAGATGGCCGGCACAGTTCCCGGCCTGGGGGCGGAGGGCAGGGGTTTGGCAACATCTCAGCTTTTCGTGTCATCCTTTtgttcctccccccgccccccgaattctctctttttttttttaagatttatttatttgagagagagaaagcgagagacagagcacaagcagggggagggacgtagggagcagactccccactgagcagggagcccaatgcggggctctatcccaggaccctgggatcatgacctgagccaaaggcagacacctaaccgactgagccacccacgtgacCCATGTTTCCTAATATCAGGTTCATAATATCTTCCAACTATTATTTATTCAGAGTTTTTTTCATCAActtaaatgtatttgaaaatgtgaatGGAACTTATAAGAGTTAATTTTGGGGGACTTAATTAAGATGTtacttatatatgtttataaatatatttacattatacaAACGCATATTTGTATAATGTACGATATACTatgtaacaaaatataaatatatttataaataaatttataaaaatatttgtaaaaatataaatatgagatAAGAAGGATAGATTCTCCCTCAAAGCCTGAGCTTACTTTTGATAGGCTCTAAACCAACCAAaggattttaaggaaaaaataaaagcccccAACCAAGTAGGGGTTTTATATTTAGCTTCATGATATAAGGggtggcctggccctgggccccgAGGGGGCTCTGTCCACGCACTGACCGCCGGTTGCTGTCCCCCGGGCGTGGTAGCTGCTTTGGTGGCTCCGGCCACGCCTCATCCTGAGCGGCCACACGCACAGCGCCTGCGAGGTGCTCCACGGGGCGGGAGTCCCTGAGATCAGCGTGCCGTCTTTCAGTTGGAGGAACAGAAACAACCCCAGCTTCATCATGGTAATGTGAACGTTTATTTTCATCTGAACGCTCTCATAGAAGTATTGAAATCAACACAGTAATCAACTATTTAATTGCTGCAATCTGTAAAAACATACAAACTCTGTAAATACAAACGTACCCTGCTCCCCACGCACACTTGGTTTGATCCACTGACCCCTGTCTGCACGCCTCTCTGGGGACAGGAGCATGGCACTgccctggagggggtgggggtggggcatccTGCAGAGTGTGTCATCTCCATGGGCCACACCGTTCTCAGGTAGTAGGCTGCGCATTTTAATGTTCTAAGGAAACAGGATCCTGTCTTCATTGGCTGTGTGCCCTCATCTTGTGGCATGGCAGGAGAAGGCTACAGGTCTTGCAAGTTGACTCAACATGTTGTTTCAGTTAGCAGCCACTTTTACTTCATGAAAAGATGGGGAAGCCCTCATATTTTCAAATTCAAAGTAAATGAGACCATTCCTCAGTGTCGTTCCACATCGCAAAAATGTCTACAAAAAAAGCCCACCGAGGTGCCCCGGGTAAGCGGTTGCTTATTTTAGCATGAAGTGGCATGAGAAATGGCCTTGTAGTCCTAGTTTCTCAGTGACCACTGATGTAATCTCTATGCCTCTTGCGTCTCTGTCGTGTATGCCCACTGCATTTTAGGGGGACCTGCTGTGCCAGGGGCTAGTTTCAATGAAGAGCTCAGCTCCACTCAGCACGCTAGGAGCCTTCCCTTCATGTCTCCAACCAGTGCTTGTGGTTGGTGGGTGGTGGCTTGTGGAGGCTGAAGGCTGTGCCCCTTCGTCTTGGGAGGAGAGCCACTTCCTGGCCTGACTTGAGTCAACCAAGATGGCTGCCTTTCCTCTGTTGCGTCTAAGTCTGTTGGGTGGCGCTGTGGGAGGGCTCTCCCTGCAGCATTAACATTCTCGTTTCCTTTCTAGGGCAGTATGACACCCACAGAGTACGCCCTTGCCAAGTGCCACCTCCCCTACGAGGACACCGTTCTGGCCACGTACTGTGTAGCAGCTGGGCTCCTGGTGGTCCTCATATTAGTTCACTCTGAGCTTCTCCCCTCACCTTTTCTTTTTGGCTGGAACCTGCTCAGAAAATTTAAGACAATGTGAAGAGCAGGAGACTTTTGTTTCTCGTAATAAATAACAAAGCCAAAGAAACTGGACCTCGGGCAGGGCTCACATGAGATGAGATCAAAGGAGGCTGTCTTGACACACATCACAGAAACTGTAAATCACGGATGCAAATTCCTGCAGAATAAATAGTTGATTGTACTGTTCTCATGCTATAAAAATGGAACATGTCCTCTGCAACaggtctgttttctcattttatcaaatatatgtataatcaAAGATCGTGTCTGTACAATATGTAAAAGCTATTAAAGTCATCACTTGCATGCACTAGACTGTCCTACCTTCCCCAAGCTGGAGCTGGCGGCCCGGGAACACACTCGGGAGTGCGTGTGAACAAACGCTGGGTTGCTTCTGTTCCCCTACGAAGTGGTCCTCACAGTCTTATCTATTATAAAGCTgaacacttaaaataataaaagcacagATGCCACAAGCAGGAATATATTGTTTTCACAGACTTTTGTACTTTCTGTGCTAATAATGGAATCGGATTTGTAGAGAAGTGTAATTTTCTCTCCAGCAGACCAGGCTGTTAAATCTGAATGTAATGCCTGTCCATGAGCCAAAGAAACTTGAGAAAAGGACTGGGAAAGGGGCTtttggtatttaaaaatgaatatgtttCGATAATTTTCAGCCAGGTAAGATGTGTTCTTTCTGTGCGCCTTTTCCGAGCCTGGCTCTGTCTCTCTAGGCAGCTCCGTTGCAGGGGAACTGCTGCGTGAGAATGTAGGCACACGGCTTCGCTGTTGGTGCACACGTGGGGGTGCGGCTCTGCGGTTCTTCCCGTTGTACGTCAAGAGCACAACGGAAAGAAAAGAACCTCCACTCTGTGTGTCTCATTTCACATCGGAGTTTTACGCAACAGGGATGAGAGGGGCAGGAATTCAGTGATGCGGACATAAATTACGTGTTCACTACACTGATCGTCTGGAAGGTTGTTGTCCTTTCTTTCCTGGAACAGTCGCATTTAAATCTGGATGCATTTATAAAGGACTGTACAATGCTGCCTTCTagaatagactttaaaatattaaagactaAAAGGAAAGGAAGTGACGTCAGCTAGGCTGTCACTTCTGGGCTTGTATGGTTGAAATATATCTTTGGACATCTTTGCAGATTCTCTTAGACCTAAGAAAACTACCCTCCAAGCTGTGGCTGTGGATAGACTATGAAGCATCACCGCTACGGTGATTCTCGCTTTCTAGATACTGTCCTGTGCTGTAACTTGTGAGGCTGCGTTTGCAAATCTTTCCCGTGTGAGCAACAGCCATAGACTTTGACTTTGTATTTCAAATAAAGGTGGTAATATTTCCGCTTCAAGAGGCAAATGGAGATGCTATCCTTTGATTCTCTCAGGCCAGATACAAACACTGacacccctctctctcctccttgctgTTTGCTTACGGCAGAAACTGTGGTCAAGTGAGTGGTTCAAAAGCTTTGACCAAGGGAATGCCTGGCCTCGTTCTACTCAAGAGAGCTTGTACaagtttttaaattgcaaaataatCAAAAGACAGATTGGAGGAAAAAGTCCTTGGTTTCTGAAGGAAGCTTGTGATGGGACAAAATTGTAAGATGTGAATGATTAATATGTATgattgatatatgtgtatatatatatttaatcaaggacatttttaaaagtactaacCTGATAAAATACCCTAAATTCTACAGATACCATTCTCTTTTTTAGAGCAAGCAGCAGGTAATGTGACATTTAGCTGTTCAACACGATAAAAACACGTTTCTTTTACAGATAGAGCCATAATCAAGGCACAAAGATCTACAaggatttttttaagtagttatataaaataatgttacaTCTGGTGGTCTGTACAGTTACAATAAACCAGccataaaacaacagcaacaacaacaagatACGGAAAGACTCTTGTCCAAGCATAGTCAGTCTAGAGAATCATTTTGAGACGGGACGCACTGCAGCTGTGCGTGTGATAGGTTTTCCGCCTAAATGTAAAAGGCTCAAAGTAGGTCTAATTTAATGCCTGAGGTTGGCAGCGACTCCAACACGACTGAGAAAAGGGTTTCTCTCCACTCTGTGACTTGAGGTCCGTCCTAGCTCTTGGGCCAACGAGGCTCGGAAGGGGCGGCCACATGTCCGCCTGACCGCATCGTACCCCTGCCTCTACAATTGTGCTTGATACTTCGGAAAAAAGTGCCATTCCTCCCCCATTTATCAAGCTCCTGCTGAATCCATGAAGCACTGAGTGGATGATGAAGagggcccccccccccggaaagaTTTCGCTGCAGCATCACCCACCTGAGAGTGGTGGTCCGCGGTGACACAAATGGGTGCAGGTGGGGGCACCGGGGAAGGTTGTGCTCAGTGAAGACAAAAGCTACAAACCAAACCTGAGGGGAACAGAGGTAGCCAGAGGCTTGGTGGTCACACACGAGCCAACACAGAACAGGACAGGTGGCAGCTGGATGAGACTGGGAACTCCCCACTTTTGACCATGGGTTGGGGTTGACAGTCCTGGAATAAACGCTCCCCCTGGCAGGGTGGccaagggaggaggggcaggcggAGAGAAGGTGTGAGAAGGCGCGCCCACCCCCCCAGGGCTGCCTCACAAGAGTTCGTACTGTTTGAGGTGCATTCTCTGGATGATGTCGCGGCAGTCGTTGAACACCCTGCGGATGTTCTCGGTGTCCACGGCACAGGTGAAGTGTGGGTAGCAGTAATGCTTGCCGTCCCCTGTCGCAGTGCTGATCCTCtgcgaaaaaagaaaaaaaaaaagctgtctggGTGGCGGGGCCCTGGCCGCCATGCCCAGCGGTAGTGGGAACACTGCTGCCAACCCATTAATTCTTGGAGAAAGACTTAGGCGACAGGTTGACCAAAGACAAGAGGATCTGGGGTTGTGGTTGGTTTGACACAGGAACACTCAGCTGTAAGGACTGCTTAAATACTGCACACCGCTGGAAACTCAAAGAACCTTCTGCCCGTAGAAGCTTAGGGTTCAGTTGAGATAGAATATACATCTAAAAGACAGCCACTGAGAGAAATGAGggtagaattttccagaaatgcaTGTCAGTCCTCAACCAGCGCTATCAAATGGAACTTCCTGCGAAATGGAAGTGTTCTGTATTTGCCCTGCCAGTACGGGAGCCACTAGTACTAGCTGATGCAACAGAgaaggatttttaatttaatttgattaaGTTTAAATATCCACACATGGCTAGCGGTTCCGTGTGGATCGCACATCAGTCATactgcctcctcctccacctAGAACTTAGTGTTTCCTGGGGGCGTCCCCTGGTGAGCAGTGGGAGGCTCGTGGCTTTTCTCCCAGAGGAGAAGCGGCATGACTGGTCATGATTCACAAGGACATCATGGAGTGACATGCCCATGTGCATTGGGAAGCTAAGTGGGGCCACGTGGAGAGAGGCTGTCacgggctgaattgtgtcctccccacaccaattcgtatgttgaagtcctaacccccagcatCTCTGAGTGTGACTATTTGGAGACAGGCTCTCTTTTTCAAGAAGTAATTTTGGCTAAAATGTGGTCATGTGGGCAGGCACTAATCCAGTAAGACAGGTGTCCTCAAAAGAAGAGAGATTGGGACGCACActacagaggaaaggccatgtggaGACCCCATGAGAAGGTGaacatctacaagccaagggggAGAGGAGGCCTCAGGAGAAGCCAACGCTGTTCACAGCTTGATCGCAACTTCTAGCATCCAGAAgtgtcagaaaataaatgttgggTAAGCCCCCAGTCTGCGGTGCTTTCTCACTGCCTCAGCTGGTGAATGCAGAGGTCACGTGGACCTTTCTTTGTAGGTGCCCAACGGGATCCCTGGATGTCCTCCttgtctcccctcccaccccttttCCTGCAAAGCATCTTGGGAATCGGCT from Ursus arctos isolate Adak ecotype North America unplaced genomic scaffold, UrsArc2.0 scaffold_34, whole genome shotgun sequence encodes the following:
- the MPPE1 gene encoding metallophosphoesterase 1 isoform X1; amino-acid sequence: MALIRLGFGRQHLCLLKRRSFLMLKLTAVVFAALLFCEFFIYYLVIFRCDWPEVKTPADRSGQKTLKAMFLADTHLLGEVRGHWLDKLRREWQMERAFQTALRLLQPEVVFILGDIFDEGKWSSSQAWADDVERFQKIFRHPRHVQLKVVAGNHDIGFHYQMNAYKIKRFEKVFSPERLFSWKGINFVMVNSVALEGDGCHICSEAEAELIEISRKLNCSREGKLALPGDLLSPQQGRRSGPCPDPQLLPASAPVLLQHFPLYRRSDANCSGEDAAPLEERGIPFKERYDVLSQEASQQLLWWLRPRLILSGHTHSACEVLHGAGVPEISVPSFSWRNRNNPSFIMGSMTPTEYALAKCHLPYEDTVLATYCVAAGLLVVLILVHSELLPSPFLFGWNLLRKFKTM